GTCCGGTGAAATGTTCAGCCGCTCGGTGATTGAGAAGACGAAGAACAATGTCCGGGACGAGTCCCGGCTCATTCTCTCGCAGATTGACTCCATCGTGAAAAACACGGAGAGCAGCGCAAATATCATGACGACCGATATCATCCGTCTTTATGATGAACGCTCGGCTTCGTCCGAGGAGATACAAGAGGAAAAGTTCCGTAATCTGATGGAGAGCCGACTTTCCATTGACCTTGTGCTGTTTCCCGATGCGGACTCGGCCGTATTCGTCGATGTGACCGGAAGGGTGTACTCGTCCTACCCTCCCCAAGAAAGCCGGGATAGGAAGGTATTATACAGCGGCCTGCCGGAAAAGGTAAAATTGATGGGCAGCTACGGTGTGGGCCGCTGGCTGCCGGTGGAACGGCGGGATTTCATGGTAAGCGACCCCGCTGTTCCGGTGCTGACGCTAGGTAAGATCGTATTCAACCTGGATACCGGCAGCCAGCTGGGTACGCTGTTTGTCAATGTCAAGGAGACAACCTTCGCTTCGATTCTTCAGGTCATGGGTGAGAGCTCGTCTTCCAAGCAGTATTATATTGTTGACGGCTCCGGCAGAATTGTCTCTTCGCCCAATGAACGGCTGCTGCTGACGCCGTTTGCGGCGAGCGTAGCTCCGGGTCTTCTGGAGCGTGAAGCCCCGGTTTCTGACATTGTCGGCTCGGGGAAGGGGAGCAGCCTGGCGACGCTAATCGCTTACGACAGGTTGAACTGGAAGCTGGTAAACATCGTTTCGCTTCAGACGCTGAACGGCGATATCCGCCGGAATTTTGCTCTGACTTTCGCATTCGGCGCCTTATGTCTGCTGCTGTCGCTGCTGCTTGCGGGGAAGCTGTCCCAGATCATCGTGAATCCTTTGCTTCAAGTTACAAAGGCGATGCGAAAGGTGAAGGAGGGCGACATCAATGTCTCTTCGCCGGTGACGACGCAGGACGAAACGGGACTGATCGCCACGGTCTTCAATTCGATGGTGCAGCAGATCAAGGAGCTGCTTAAAGCCATAACCGAGGAACAGGGCCGCAAGCGGGAGTACGAGCTGGCCCTGATTCACGCGCAGATCAAGCCTCATTTTTTATATAATACGCTGGATACGATTTATGTGCTTAACGATTTGGGACTGAACGAGGAAGCTCGGGATACGACCAAGGCGTTGGCCGACTTCTACCGGGTGGTTCTGAGCAAGGGCAGTGAGCTGATACCGCTTGCAGACGAGATTGACAATGTCCGGGATTATCTTAACATTATGCAAGTCCGCAACCCCGACGTGCTGCGCTATGAAATCGATATTCCGATTGAACTGGAGAACGTGATGGTGCCCAAGCTGTCGCTTCAGCCGCTGGTGGAGAATGCCATTTACCATGGTCTGAAAACCAAGGGCAGTCAGGGATTAATTGTCATCCGGGCAAGGAGAGACGGCGGCGATGCGGCGATTGCCGTTATAGATAATGGGGTAGGAATGTCGCCGGAGCAGGTGCTGCGGGTTACGCAGTTTACCTCCGGGAACGGCAAGCCCGCATCAATCGGAATATACAGCGTATACGAACGTATCAAGCTCTATTTCGGCGAGCCGTACGGACTGACGGTGCGGAGCAAGCCGGGAGCAGGGACGATAATGGAAATGAAGGTGCCCGGAAAGGAGGGGAAGGATGGCAATGTATAAGGTGATGATAGCCGACGATGAGCCGCT
This region of Paenibacillus sp. URB8-2 genomic DNA includes:
- a CDS encoding cache domain-containing sensor histidine kinase, yielding MGVRNGISEWFGRLPIRRKIVLIFLPLIIFPLLALGLLSGEMFSRSVIEKTKNNVRDESRLILSQIDSIVKNTESSANIMTTDIIRLYDERSASSEEIQEEKFRNLMESRLSIDLVLFPDADSAVFVDVTGRVYSSYPPQESRDRKVLYSGLPEKVKLMGSYGVGRWLPVERRDFMVSDPAVPVLTLGKIVFNLDTGSQLGTLFVNVKETTFASILQVMGESSSSKQYYIVDGSGRIVSSPNERLLLTPFAASVAPGLLEREAPVSDIVGSGKGSSLATLIAYDRLNWKLVNIVSLQTLNGDIRRNFALTFAFGALCLLLSLLLAGKLSQIIVNPLLQVTKAMRKVKEGDINVSSPVTTQDETGLIATVFNSMVQQIKELLKAITEEQGRKREYELALIHAQIKPHFLYNTLDTIYVLNDLGLNEEARDTTKALADFYRVVLSKGSELIPLADEIDNVRDYLNIMQVRNPDVLRYEIDIPIELENVMVPKLSLQPLVENAIYHGLKTKGSQGLIVIRARRDGGDAAIAVIDNGVGMSPEQVLRVTQFTSGNGKPASIGIYSVYERIKLYFGEPYGLTVRSKPGAGTIMEMKVPGKEGKDGNV